GGATCTGCTCACCGTGGTCGACGTGATGAACCAGTCGATCAACCTGATGATGCGCAAGAACTCCGAAGCGCAGTTGCAGACATTGACCGCCAACGACGTGCTGATCCAACCGCCGCTGGCCGGCTTTGGCGTCGCCGACTTCAACCGTGGCGCGCAGATGATGGAAGCCGGTTATCGCGCCACGCAGATCCGAGCGCAACAACTGGCCCGCCTGCGTGCCAGCAGCCCCGGTAATCCGGCGCTGGCCATGGCCCGCACTCGCGAACAACGCACACCAGTGATTCGCGAGATCAAAGTGGAAAACGACTCGAAAGTCGGCGACGCCGTGATCCGCCGGCACATTCGCCAGCCACTGGGCCAAGCCCTGGATATGGAGCGCTTGCAAAAGGACATGGGCACGCTGTATGGCCTGGACTACTTCGAGCGCGTGCAATACCGCATCGAACCACTGGATGAGCGCGGCAGCGCCCTGGTGATCGACGCACGCGGCAAGCGTACCGGCACCGACTACCTGCGCCTGGGGCTGAACCTGTCGGATGACATGCGAGGCGACAGCGCCTTCAATATCGGCGCCAGCTACCGTATCAACGGCATCAACGAGCTCGGTGCCGAGTGGCTGACACGCCTGCAACTGGGCGACCGCCAGGAACTCTACAGTGAGTTCTATCAACCACTGGACGCCGGCTCGCGCTACTTCGTCGCGCCCTACCTGTTCGGCGAGGCGCAGAACGTCGAAGCCATTCTGGACAACGACCCCATCGCCGAATACCGCCTGGAGCGCTACGGCTATGGCCTCAATCTGGGCCGGCAGATTGCCAACAACGGCGAGATTCGCTTCGGCGTCGCGCAGGCCTGGGGCGAAGCGAACGTACGCGTCGGCGAACGCGAGCTGCCCAGCTTCAGCTTCAGCGAAGGCTACTACGAGCTGCTGTACTCCTTTGATACGTTGGATAACCTCGACTTCCCACACAGCGGCGAGGACATCGGCCTGATGCTGCGCCAGTACGATCGCGGCCTGGGCTCGGACGACGAATACCGGCAATGGCAACTGAAGCTGGACAAGGCCTTCAGCCACGGTGCCAACACCTGGCTGTTCGGTGGGCGTTACGGGCGCACCCTGGACGAAGCGGAGGTGGTCACCTCAGGCTTCATTCTCGGCGGCGCCCAGGAGCTGTCCGGTTTTCGCCAGGACTCGGTGAGCGGCCAGAACATGGCACTGGCACGGATGATCTACTATCGGCGCCTGACGCAGAATTCGCTGCTACCGCTGAACTTCCCGCTGTACCTGGGCCTGTCGCTGGAGCGTGGGCGCGCCTGGAACAACGACAATGCCTTCGACAGCGGCTATATCAACGCAGCGAGCATCTTCCTCGGCCTGGACACCCCGTTAGGCCCGCTGAATTTCAGCTATGGCTTCAACGACGAGCGGGAAAAAGCGCTGTATCTGAACCTGGGCAAGAGCTTCTGAAGCGACGAGGCCGCGCAGTTGCGCGGCCTCGTCAGATACAGCAGCCCGGGACTGTCAGGCGATTTCCGCCAATAACTGGCGAGCCGCCTTCTTCTGCTCGTCGTCGCCATGGTCGATGACGTCATTGAGGATGTCGCAGGCAGTGGCGATATCCCCCTGCCTGATATATGCCAGTGCCTGATTGAGCCGGGTCATGTGCTCGGGGTCGGTCGCCAGTTGATCGATATCGCCCTGCAGCGCCGCAGTGGCATCGGCATCGCCGGCGAAGGCATCGAGGAAATTGTCGTCCAGCGCTTTGACCTCATCACTGAGGACCATTTCCATCTCGCCGAAGGCGCTCAACTGCTCGTCTTCATGATGCAACTCGAACACCTCCGGCAACTCCTGCAGGTTGCTGGCGAAGGATGCATCGAACTCCGGTTCGACAGCCGGCTTGGCTTTGCCTTTGGCGGTAGCCGGGAACGGGCTGACCAGCTCCCAGTCGGCATCCAGCGACAGGTCGTCGAGGTTGAGCTGGAAATCCTGCTCGGTCAGCGGCTCTGCAACAGGCGGCGACATAACAGGCTCTTTCGGTGCCGGCTGGGACATGGGCAGGTCGGGATGGCGCGCCTTGAGTGCATCGATACGTGCAGCGTCGAAGGCCTCGCCCCGCAGTAACGCCTCCTCACGGGCAAAGCCTGCGCCATCACCGAGCATCGCCATGACTTCCAGCAGACGAAAGCGCAGATCACTGCGCTGCGGTGCCTGAGCCAGTGCCTTGTTCAGTTCGCCACGAGCCTCGCTGAGACGCCCATAGGCGATATAGACATTGGCCGCCTCAAGCGCATCGACTGGCGCCTGGGCCCGGGCAGGCACCGGTGTCGGCACAGCCTTCAGCACCGGCTCGGCAGGCACCGAAGCGGTAATCTGCTGCTGGGGTTGTGGCTGAGACGCCTGCGCCTTCGCTTGCACCTGAACCACGGGCTTGCCTGTGTCGACACGCCGCCGCACAGCCCAGAACAGTGCACCGAGCAGCAATAAAAGACCCGTGCCACCTGCCAGGAGCGTCGCCCACCAGCCACGCCCGGCAATGGGCTCCTGTAAACTGACCGGCGTTGCCACGACAGGCGCAGTAACGGGCTCGGCTGGTGTACGCGCAGCCAGCTCAGCCAACTGGGCATCCTTCTGCGCGAGTTGTTCCTGCAATTGCTGCAGTTGCAGTTGCAACTGCGCCAGGCCTTGTTGCAGCTGCAGGTTTTCTGCAGCCTGGTTGGCCAGCTCGGCATCCACCTGACGCTGCTTCTCAGCCAGTAGCTCCAGGCTTTCGGCTTGTGGCGGTGCCGACGCCACAGCAGCCGGTGGCGCGCTGAGCAATCCCTCGGCACTGCTTTGTGCAACGATGGGCGCGGCGTCGGCTGCCGTTGGTGCGGCAGTCGGCTGGGGCGCGCCTGCACGCGCGGCGTCCGGCAACAGCAAGTCGGCACCAGCCTGCAAACGGCTCGCATCGCCACCGGCAAAGGCATTGGGATTAAGAGCCAGAATGCCCTCCATCAATGCCTGCTGAGACAGCGTACTGCCCTGCTGACGCAAACGCGCAGCGATGGACCAGAGGCTGTCGCCGCGCACGACTTGGTGACGATGCCCGGCAGTGGCACTCGGTGGAGGCACCGCTCTGAACTGTGCCACTGGAGCCTGAGCACGCGGGGCCTCTTGCGAGACTACTGCAGCACTGGGCGCTGCCACCGAGGTGTAGGCCGATGAGCCTGGCGGGTCGAGCAGCACGGTGTATTCGCGCAGCATCTGACCGTTGGGGCGCGCCACCTCGACGATGAAATTCAGGTAAGGCTCGCGCACCGGACGGCTGGAAACCACACGAATGACACTGCGCGAACCACGCAACAACGGCGTAAAGCGCAGGTCATTGAGAAAGTACAAACGCTCGACGCCCGAACGGCTGAACACATCGGCAGGCGCCAGACCGACGCGCAGATCCTGCGCGCCCAGGTCACCCACCTCGAGCAATTCGATCTCGGCCTCGAACGGCTGGTTCAACGCCGAGTGCAGGGTGATGTCCCCCAACCCGAGCGCCGGCGCCATACCCGAATAGAGCGCAGAGCCCGACGCCAAACCCAACATTAACTGACGCACCCGAGCCATGTGACCTCCAGGGTTATCCGGCTCGAACGCCACCTCCACGACTCCTGTCTAAGCTTCCATTGGTCGGGAGGCTGGCGCCCTTGAAAGTTCCGAGAACGGCTGACAAGCCTCTTGTCGAGGCCGTCTCGGATTACATTATGGCTACTGATTCACAAAGTAGCGGCCTGGGCGTCAGTTTGCCGATGAAAGCACGGTGCTATCAAGCGCCATTAGTCAAAAGCTGGACACAAAAATGATTTCGATCAGAAAGTGATCGAAATTTTGACACCAACAGCCGGTCACTTCATCAAATTACCCAGTACACGGGCGTGAACCTGCTGGCAGCGACGCAGATCATCCTCATCAATACCGGCAAAGACCTCATGGCGCAGCTGGGTGGAGATCGCCTCGATCTTTTCAATCAGCGGCTGCGCCTTGGGCTGCAGCGCGATCTTCTTGGCGCGACGGTCTTCAGGCACTGCCACACGCGTCACTAGTTCCTGGCTCTCCAGGCTGTCGAGCAGTCGTGCCAGAGTAGGCCCCTCTACGCCGACGCTCTGCGCCAGTTCACGCTGGGTGGGCATTTCGGTGAAGCGCGCCAGGTGCAAGAGCACCAGCCAGCGCGCCTGGGACAGCCCCAGGCCGACCAGACGTCTATCGAGTTCGGAACGCCAGGCGCGCGACAACTGGGCAACCTGCATGGCAAAGCGGTGTTGATCGGGGTAAGACATGGGCTAACGGACTCATACAAAGGTCAAAAACTAATTATTAGCCAGCTAGCCATAACCCGTTGCTCAGGGCAAGTCCAGATTGTTGCGTGACCGTTGCAGGATGCGACCGATTTGCACTGAATACATTTTCCGGGCTCAGACAGAGACCTGATTACGTCCAGACGCCTTGGCCTGATACAACGCACGATCAGCCTGCTCGTACAACTGGCTGAGCTGCGGCTGACTGTCCGGACTCAACCAGGCAACCCCGACCGACATGGTCAGCACCTTGCCACTGGCGGACTCGCGATGACTGATACCCGCCTGCTCCAATGCCTGCCGCAGGGCTTCAGCGCGCCGTACCGCTTCATCGGCAGCGATGTCGAAGAGCAACAGGGCGAATTCCTCGCCACCGAGACGCACCCCCATATCCAGCGGCCGTCTGGCCGCCTGCTGGATAAGCGCGCCGACATGTTGCAAGGCGACGTCTCCAGCCTGATGACCATAGCTGTCGTTATAGGCCTTGAAATGATCGATATCGCATAGCAGCAGCGCCAGTGACTTGCTTTCTCGTTGTGCCTGACGCCACAGGCGTTCGAACTGTCGATTGAAACTGCGTCGGTTGTGCAGACCCGTCAGGCTGTCGTGATAGGCCAACAGACGCATCAGCCGGCTGACCAGAAAATACTCGCGCGACTTGTGCTCGAGCAGGTAGCAGCCGACGCCACCGATGAGGTTGCCGAAGGTCAGCAACAGCACATTGTTGAGCAGCTTGGGCACCGGCAAGCCAGCTGCCAGCTCCGCCAGCACATAGGCCAGCAATACCACCAGGGAACAGACAACGGCCTCACTCAACCGCAGCCCCACGAGAAAGTAAGCGGCCATGCTCACCAGCATCAGCCCTTCATAGGGGTAGTCGGGGTCGGCACGATGAGCCACACCGACGATCATCGCAGCCCCGACACCCAACACGAGGATGCAGGTCATGCTCAGCGGCAGCCAGAGATGACGATAGCGGCGCTGCACAATGAAAAAGGCACACACCAGCAAAACAGCCAGCGCCAGAACACGAATGGCAATGACCCAACTGACGTGCGAGGCCGGCACGACGGCCATATCGAATACCGTCAGTGCCAGCCAGATCAAGGCCGCCACGCTCAGTGCAATACGTTTGAGCTCGAAGCTCTCCTCGAGGATAGAGGCGCGGTACTCACGCTCCAGCGCCTGAGAAAAGCGCAATCGGCGAAAGCCCTGGCTGAGCTGATCGGCATAAGGGCTGGGACGAACTTCGTCGAGCCAGGCTTGATCCTTGGGCACCCTTACCTCGCCAACAGGCTATATGCCTCTCACCTTAGCCGTACCGCGGCAATGCCGCCACAGGTGCAGCAGCGTTTTCTCTGCCCAGGGGCTTCAGAGTTCGAACTCGGCCTGCAGGGCTGCGCGTACGCAATAGAGCACTGCTTCGTCGATACGGCCGGCAAACAGTGGCGCAATGTCACTGACCGGTGGCAACTCGCCCTCTCCGTCGAGGAAGGCCTCCTGAATCTCGCCCAACAGGTCTTCCGGCAGATCCAGCGCCTGCTCAAGGCTCAACTGCTGTGCGGCGATCGCCTCGGCCAGCAGGCTGTAGACGTTCTTCTCGCTGCAGTTGAGCTGGCCGGCGATTTGCGTCGGCGTCATGCCGGCGCGGGCCAGGCTGACCAGTTCATGACGCAGGTCAGCGACTGGCGCCGGCACGGCTTCCTCAACCGCGCCATTGAGCACCTGCAGAAAAGCCTGGCCATAGCGTTCCAGCTTGCGTGCACCGACACCACTGACTTCGGCCATCTCGCGCAGCGAGCCTGGCTGGCTGCGCAACATTTCCAGCAACGTGGCATCGGGGAAGATCACGTACGGCGGTACGCTGTGCTCTTCGGCCAGCTTACGGCGCAGGCTGCGCAGCGCCTCCCACATCTCTCTTTCATGGCCGCGCACCAGTTGGCTGGCAGCGCTACTGGAGGCCTTGGCCGCCTGTGCCGGCTTGAGCTCACGGCGCAGTTGCAGGCTGACCTCGCCACGCAGCAGCGGCCGGCAGCTCTCACTCAGGCGCAAACCGCCGAAGCCGTCCAGATCGACATCGGCCAGGCCACGGGCGACTAGCTGACGGAACAGGGTGCGCCACTCGACCTCGGAAAAACCCTTGCCCGCGCCGAACACCGCCAGGTGCTGATGGCCAGCAGCGCGAATTTTCTCGTTGTCGCGGCCCAGCAGAATGTCCACCAGATGACCGACACCATAGCGCTGGCCGCTGCGATAGACCGCCGACAACGCCTGGCGCGCCGGCTCGGTAGCATCCCAGGTCTCGACGCCATCGATGCAGTTGTCGCAGTGCCCACAGGGGTTGGGCAATTCTTCATCGAAGTAGGCCAGCAGCGCCTGACGGCGGCAGCGGGTTTCCTCGCACAGGGCGAGCATGGCATCGAGCTTGTGCTGCTCGATGCGCTTGTGACGCTCGTCGCCGTCGGAATTGTTGAGCATCTGTTTGAGGAAGATCACATCCTGCAGGCCGTAAGCCATCCAGGCATCGGCCGGCAAACCGTCGCGGCCGGCGCGACCAGTTTCCTGGTAATAGGCCTCCAGCGACTTGGGCAGATCGAGGTGGCAAACGAAGCGCACGTTGGGCTTGTCGATACCCATGCCGAAGGCGATGGTGGCCACCATGATCAGGCCTTCCTCGTTGAGGAAACGCTTCTGGTGATAGGCGCGCAGCTCGTTGGGCAAACCGGCGTGGTAAGGCAAAGCCGGAAAACCCTGGCTGCTGAGAAAGTCGGCGACCTCCTCGACCTTCTTGCGCGACAGGCAATAGACGATACCGGCATCGCCCTTGCGCGGAGCGAGAAAGTTCAGCAGTTGCTTACGCGGCTGATCCTTGGGCTGGATACGATAGAAGATGTTTGGCCGGTCGAAGCTCGACAGAAAGCGCTCGGCGTTGTCCAAGTGCAGGCGCTGGACGATTTCTTCGCGGGTGCGCTTGTCTGCCGTGGCAGTCAGGGCGATACGCGGCACATGGGGAAAAAGCTCAGCCAGCTGGCCGAGCTGCAGGTACTCCGGACGGAAATCATGGCCCCACTGCGACACGCAGTGCGCTTCATCGATGGCGAACAGAGCGATATCCAGGCCTTGCAGAAAGCTCAGCATGCGCGGCTGCACCAGGCGCTCGGGCGCCAGATAGAGCATCTTGATCTGCCCACGGCGGATGCGATCGGCAATCTCGCGCTGCTCGTCAGGGCTCAGGGTGGAGTTCAACGCCACGGCTGCCACGCCCAGCTCGTCGAGAGTGGCCACCTGATCGTCCATCAGGGCGATCAGCGGCGACACCACCACCGCCAGGCCTTCGCGCATCAGTGCCGGCACCTGGAAGCACAGCGACTTGCCGCCGCCGGTCGGCATCAGCACCAGGGCATCGCCGCCGCCGGCCACGCGCTCGATGATCGCGGCCTGATTGCCGCGAAAGGCGTCGTAGCCGAAAACGTCTTTGAGAATGCGCATGGCGTGGTCGAGCATGAAGGCCTCCAAATCTGGCCGCGCATTATGCCGCAGGATGGCAGGCAACAGGGCGCCAACCCGTCCGAAGCAGCCGAATCGCCATCAGCAGAGCGCCCGCGCTGGTCGCAGAGGCGGCGGTGAACTAGAATCTCACCTCGTTTATCCCCTAAGCCTCAAGGTAACCCCCACGATGTCCTTCGCTGAGCAACTGTCCCGCCTGCAAGCCTTTCTCGATGCCGATGAGTTGCATGAGGAAGCGTTGGACTACGTGGCCGCCCATGGCTACCTGACCGCCCTGGCGATCTGCCCCGATCAGGTGCCGGAGCGTGAATGGATCGACGCGCTGTTCGCCGAACCGCCGCACTACCGCAGCGATGCCGAACGCGAAGAGATCGAAGGTACGCTGATCCACCTCAAAGCGCACATCGCGCGCCAGTTGGCCGGTGAAGAAGAGCCGGAACTGCCCTGCGATCTGGATCTGGGTGACGAGCCGGACGACTCCGACCTGCGCGGCTGGTGCATCGGCTTCATGGAAGGTGTGTTCCTGCGCGAGGCCGTGTGGTTCGAGGATGCCGAAGACGAAGTCAGCGAACTGCTGCTGCCGATCATGGTTGGTTCCGGCCTGTTCGACGAGCAGCAGGAGTTCGCCGAGATCGCCCGCGACCACGACCTGGTGGACAGCATGATCGAGCAGATTCCCGAACTGCTGACCGCCCTCTTCCTGCTGTGCCAGGCGCCGGAAGAAAAGCCCGCGCTGCTCAAACCTCGCCACTGAGTGCCCGCGCCGGGGCATGGCCCCGGCTGCCGCCAAGACCCGCACATGCCGCGTGATATCCAGCCCAGCCGCCATCGCAGCGTCCGCTACCTGCTGCTGACCATCGGCTGGCTGAGCGTGGCCCTCGGGGTCATCGGCATCTTCCTGCCGGTACTGCCAACCACGCCATTCCTGCTGCTGGCGGCGGCCTGCTTCGTGCGCAGCTCACGGCGGTTCTACCTCTGGCTGGTCACCCACCGGCACCTGGGGCCGTGGATTCGCGACTACCTCGAAGGCCAGGGCATACCGCTCAAGGGCAAGGTCTACGCCCTGCTGCTGATGTGGGCCAGCATCAGCTTTTCCTGCTATCTGGTGCCGATGCCCTGGGCACGCGCTTTCATGCTTACCAGCGCGGTGCTGGTGAGCATCTACATCCTGCGCCAGAAGACGCTGCAACGACCCTGAGGGTATTCGGGCGACGCAGACTGGTCACCCCCTCGACAACCTTTTGACAGCCTCGCCCGCCCTGACGGATCGACCGGCAAAAAGCCGGCACCTCACCTAGACTCACCGAATCAGGCCTACAGGCACGACCTCATGCGACGGCGACGGATTCAGCGATGGTGGTGGCAGCTGTCGATCTTCTGGATCGGCGGCATGTCGCTGGCTGGCATGACGCTGGCCAACTGGGACTTTGCCCAGATTCTGAAGAACGCCGAAAGTCGCTATGGCAATCTCGCCCAGGCGCAGGCACGCATCCTCGATTGGGAAGCGCTGATCAAGAGCAGCGCGGCGTTGCCAGAGCCCGACAAGCTCAACGAGGTCAATCGTTTTTTCAACCGCAAGGTGCGCTTCGTCGACGACATTCAACTCTGGCGGGAAAACGATTACTGGGCCACCCCCGTGGAAATGCTGGTCAAGGGCGCTGGCGATTGCGAGGACTACTCCATCGCCAAGTACTTCACCCTGCGACGCCTCGGCATCCCCAGCGAAAAACTGCGCATCACCTACGTCAAGGCGCTGAATTACAACCAGGCGCACATGGTAGTGACCTATTACGCCAGCCCCAGCGCCGAGCCGCTGGTGCTGGACAACCTGATCAACGACATCCGCCCTGCCTCACAGCGCAAGGATCTGTTGCCGGTCTACGCCTTCAACGCCGAAGGCCTCTACCTGCCGGGTTCCAACACCCGCAAGAGCGACTCGAAGAAGCTCTCGCGCTGGCAGGACATTCTGAAAAAAATGCATGCCGAGGGCTTCGCCGTGGGCGAAGGCTAGGAGGAAGAATATGTCCCTGCTGAAACAACTGTTCCTCGCCATCTGTCTGTTCCTCGTCGTGGCCTTTACCGGCAGTTTCATCGCCAGTGTCGAAACCTCACGCGAGCAACTACTCAGCCAGTTGCGCTCCCACGCGCAGGACGCGGCCACGGCGCTGGGCCTGTCGATGACGCCGCACGTGGACGACCCGGCGATGCTCGAGCTGATGGTCAGCTCGATCTTCGACAGCGGCTACTTCGCCAGCATCCGCGTGGTGAGCATTGCCGACGACAAGGTACTGGTCGAACGCAGCACCGAAGTGCGCGCGGAGAACGTTCCGCAGTGGTTCGTCGAGCTGGTGAATTTGCAGCCCGAAGGTGGCGACGCCCTGATCATGCGTGGCTGGGAACAGGCCGCAA
This region of Pseudomonas wenzhouensis genomic DNA includes:
- a CDS encoding patatin-like phospholipase family protein — its product is MRRLLVSLLCLLALSSLPTVAAERVGLVLSGGAARGLAHIGVLKALEEQGIRIDAIAGTSMGAIVGGLYAAGYSVAELERLALELDWQQALSDSPPREDIPFRRKQDDRDFLIKQKLSFRDDGSLGLPLGVIQGQNLALLLESLLVHRSATRDFDQLPIPYRAVATDVVSGEQVIMASGHLPQVMRASMSIPAVFAPVEVDGRLLVDGGMVNNVPIDVARQMGVDHVIVVDLGMPLKPAKDLLTVVDVMNQSINLMMRKNSEAQLQTLTANDVLIQPPLAGFGVADFNRGAQMMEAGYRATQIRAQQLARLRASSPGNPALAMARTREQRTPVIREIKVENDSKVGDAVIRRHIRQPLGQALDMERLQKDMGTLYGLDYFERVQYRIEPLDERGSALVIDARGKRTGTDYLRLGLNLSDDMRGDSAFNIGASYRINGINELGAEWLTRLQLGDRQELYSEFYQPLDAGSRYFVAPYLFGEAQNVEAILDNDPIAEYRLERYGYGLNLGRQIANNGEIRFGVAQAWGEANVRVGERELPSFSFSEGYYELLYSFDTLDNLDFPHSGEDIGLMLRQYDRGLGSDDEYRQWQLKLDKAFSHGANTWLFGGRYGRTLDEAEVVTSGFILGGAQELSGFRQDSVSGQNMALARMIYYRRLTQNSLLPLNFPLYLGLSLERGRAWNNDNAFDSGYINAASIFLGLDTPLGPLNFSYGFNDEREKALYLNLGKSF
- a CDS encoding FimV/HubP family polar landmark protein → MAPALGLGDITLHSALNQPFEAEIELLEVGDLGAQDLRVGLAPADVFSRSGVERLYFLNDLRFTPLLRGSRSVIRVVSSRPVREPYLNFIVEVARPNGQMLREYTVLLDPPGSSAYTSVAAPSAAVVSQEAPRAQAPVAQFRAVPPPSATAGHRHQVVRGDSLWSIAARLRQQGSTLSQQALMEGILALNPNAFAGGDASRLQAGADLLLPDAARAGAPQPTAAPTAADAAPIVAQSSAEGLLSAPPAAVASAPPQAESLELLAEKQRQVDAELANQAAENLQLQQGLAQLQLQLQQLQEQLAQKDAQLAELAARTPAEPVTAPVVATPVSLQEPIAGRGWWATLLAGGTGLLLLLGALFWAVRRRVDTGKPVVQVQAKAQASQPQPQQQITASVPAEPVLKAVPTPVPARAQAPVDALEAANVYIAYGRLSEARGELNKALAQAPQRSDLRFRLLEVMAMLGDGAGFAREEALLRGEAFDAARIDALKARHPDLPMSQPAPKEPVMSPPVAEPLTEQDFQLNLDDLSLDADWELVSPFPATAKGKAKPAVEPEFDASFASNLQELPEVFELHHEDEQLSAFGEMEMVLSDEVKALDDNFLDAFAGDADATAALQGDIDQLATDPEHMTRLNQALAYIRQGDIATACDILNDVIDHGDDEQKKAARQLLAEIA
- a CDS encoding MarR family transcriptional regulator, which translates into the protein MSYPDQHRFAMQVAQLSRAWRSELDRRLVGLGLSQARWLVLLHLARFTEMPTQRELAQSVGVEGPTLARLLDSLESQELVTRVAVPEDRRAKKIALQPKAQPLIEKIEAISTQLRHEVFAGIDEDDLRRCQQVHARVLGNLMK
- a CDS encoding sensor domain-containing diguanylate cyclase, giving the protein MPKDQAWLDEVRPSPYADQLSQGFRRLRFSQALEREYRASILEESFELKRIALSVAALIWLALTVFDMAVVPASHVSWVIAIRVLALAVLLVCAFFIVQRRYRHLWLPLSMTCILVLGVGAAMIVGVAHRADPDYPYEGLMLVSMAAYFLVGLRLSEAVVCSLVVLLAYVLAELAAGLPVPKLLNNVLLLTFGNLIGGVGCYLLEHKSREYFLVSRLMRLLAYHDSLTGLHNRRSFNRQFERLWRQAQRESKSLALLLCDIDHFKAYNDSYGHQAGDVALQHVGALIQQAARRPLDMGVRLGGEEFALLLFDIAADEAVRRAEALRQALEQAGISHRESASGKVLTMSVGVAWLSPDSQPQLSQLYEQADRALYQAKASGRNQVSV
- the recQ gene encoding DNA helicase RecQ encodes the protein MLDHAMRILKDVFGYDAFRGNQAAIIERVAGGGDALVLMPTGGGKSLCFQVPALMREGLAVVVSPLIALMDDQVATLDELGVAAVALNSTLSPDEQREIADRIRRGQIKMLYLAPERLVQPRMLSFLQGLDIALFAIDEAHCVSQWGHDFRPEYLQLGQLAELFPHVPRIALTATADKRTREEIVQRLHLDNAERFLSSFDRPNIFYRIQPKDQPRKQLLNFLAPRKGDAGIVYCLSRKKVEEVADFLSSQGFPALPYHAGLPNELRAYHQKRFLNEEGLIMVATIAFGMGIDKPNVRFVCHLDLPKSLEAYYQETGRAGRDGLPADAWMAYGLQDVIFLKQMLNNSDGDERHKRIEQHKLDAMLALCEETRCRRQALLAYFDEELPNPCGHCDNCIDGVETWDATEPARQALSAVYRSGQRYGVGHLVDILLGRDNEKIRAAGHQHLAVFGAGKGFSEVEWRTLFRQLVARGLADVDLDGFGGLRLSESCRPLLRGEVSLQLRRELKPAQAAKASSSAASQLVRGHEREMWEALRSLRRKLAEEHSVPPYVIFPDATLLEMLRSQPGSLREMAEVSGVGARKLERYGQAFLQVLNGAVEEAVPAPVADLRHELVSLARAGMTPTQIAGQLNCSEKNVYSLLAEAIAAQQLSLEQALDLPEDLLGEIQEAFLDGEGELPPVSDIAPLFAGRIDEAVLYCVRAALQAEFEL
- a CDS encoding YecA family protein, producing MSFAEQLSRLQAFLDADELHEEALDYVAAHGYLTALAICPDQVPEREWIDALFAEPPHYRSDAEREEIEGTLIHLKAHIARQLAGEEEPELPCDLDLGDEPDDSDLRGWCIGFMEGVFLREAVWFEDAEDEVSELLLPIMVGSGLFDEQQEFAEIARDHDLVDSMIEQIPELLTALFLLCQAPEEKPALLKPRH
- a CDS encoding YbaN family protein, with protein sequence MPRDIQPSRHRSVRYLLLTIGWLSVALGVIGIFLPVLPTTPFLLLAAACFVRSSRRFYLWLVTHRHLGPWIRDYLEGQGIPLKGKVYALLLMWASISFSCYLVPMPWARAFMLTSAVLVSIYILRQKTLQRP
- the lapG gene encoding cysteine protease LapG, with product MRRRRIQRWWWQLSIFWIGGMSLAGMTLANWDFAQILKNAESRYGNLAQAQARILDWEALIKSSAALPEPDKLNEVNRFFNRKVRFVDDIQLWRENDYWATPVEMLVKGAGDCEDYSIAKYFTLRRLGIPSEKLRITYVKALNYNQAHMVVTYYASPSAEPLVLDNLINDIRPASQRKDLLPVYAFNAEGLYLPGSNTRKSDSKKLSRWQDILKKMHAEGFAVGEG